The following is a genomic window from Bordetella sp. H567.
TTGGCGGCCAGCGCGGACTGCGCGGCAGGCGAATCGTCCACCATGCGGATTTCCAGGGTGGCCGTGCGGCCCAGCAGTTCCTTGGCCTTGGCCACGTCCTGCACGCCCGGCAGTTGCACGACGATGCGGTCGTTGCCCTGCTGCTGGATGACCGGTTCGGCCACGCCCAGTTCGTTGATACGGTTGTGCAGCGTGTTGATGTTCTGCGTCAGCGCGCTTTCCTGGACCCGCGTGATCGACGCCGGGCTGAGCGTGCCCACCAGCTGCGGCTTGGCGCCGTCGTTCTGGTCGACGAACTGCAGGTCCGGCATGCGCGAGCGCAGGATGGAGACGGCCTTGTCGCGGCTGTCCGCATTGGGGAAGGTAGCGGTGATCGCCTGGCCGGTGCGGTCCACGGTGGCGCCGGCCACGTCCTGGTCGCGCAGCACGCTGCGCACGTCGGCCGCCAGGGAGTCGTAGCGGGCGGTCAGGGCGCCCTGCATATCGATCTGCAGCAGGAAGTACACGCCGCCGCGCAGGTCCAGGCCCAGGTACATGGGCTTGGGCTCGAACCAGCCCAGGGCGCGCATCCAGGGGGGCGAGGCGGGCAGCAGGTTCAGCGCCACTGTGTAATGCGGGTCGCCGGGGACGGTATTCAGCGTTTTATCGAGCAGGTCGCGCGCCTGCAGCTGCTGGTCGGTGGACGAGAAGCGCGCGCGGATGGTGCCTAGCGGACCGTTCTGTTCGTAGTACGCGCCGGCCGTGGGTATCTTGGCCTGGTTCAGGATCTGTTCCACCGTGCCGAGCAGCGCGTTGTCGACCTTGACCGTGGCCTTCGCGCTGGAAATCTGCACCGCGGGGGATTCGCCGTAGAAATTGGGCAGCGTATACAGCAGGCCGATGACGACCGCGATCAGGACCGTAAGGTACTTCCAGAGGGGATAGCGGTTCATGGCCGGCTACTGACTTTTGACGAATGACGGTTGGGCGGAAAGCCGGGACACTGTGGGGCGCGCCGCGCGGCATTCGCACCGCCCGGCCACCCCCTGGGACGCTTACAGCGCCTTGATGGTTCCCTTGGGCAGGACGGTCGAGACGGCGGACTTCTGCACGACGACTTCGACCGGCTTGTCCGCGGCTTCGGCGATTTCCACGGTGATATAGGTGTCGGTGACGCGCGTCACCTTGCCCAGCACCCCGCCGGCGGTGACGACTTCGTCGCCCTTGCTCAGCGCGGCCAGCAGGTTGCGATGCTCCTTCTGCCGCTTCATTTGCGGGCGGATCATCAGGAAATACAGGATGACGAACATCAGCACGATGGGCAGGATGTTCATCAGCGCGCTTTCGGTAGCGGCTGCTTGGGCAACGACAACGCCGAGGGTGTCGGAAAAGGACATCGAATTCTCCTGGTGGGATCCGCCGTGCGGATCCGGTTATTGGGTTTTTGGTCTGGTTCTGGGTTTTTTTGCGAGCCTGCGCATACCGGGCAGCCCGCTATTGTAGCGAAGCTGTCCGCCCGG
Proteins encoded in this region:
- the yajC gene encoding preprotein translocase subunit YajC; its protein translation is MSFSDTLGVVVAQAAATESALMNILPIVLMFVILYFLMIRPQMKRQKEHRNLLAALSKGDEVVTAGGVLGKVTRVTDTYITVEIAEAADKPVEVVVQKSAVSTVLPKGTIKAL